A part of Pungitius pungitius chromosome 15, fPunPun2.1, whole genome shotgun sequence genomic DNA contains:
- the greb1l gene encoding GREB1-like protein: TTATLSFLGGFFTLIECIHEELKSCLDSRTLTRPVPTALRVNGPSGCLSVDVRPPLLSPSQVSLGPQAHAYRAADLGDSPGSGSSAMHSGPPKKRHRSWHPNSLLPVPAAAAVPVPALRPAACSPGPVLGVSPPQPPAAGVIQPLPLTAGETVIVPDNLLASSGVRPVILIGHGTLPYFYGNVGDIVVSPLLVSCYKSSQLTEKALETLGLSGSQLLCVETMTLLTLQYLARLGSVQIPLREELEQIVLKAMLCCPRGPAISPSQLPWLARLEASVSGGSVQVVVTHNSLGEGISESLRSLSEGPQPQKCPPTYVVVICASKSSGNEFCVLVLGKYQARALAEGMLTTNEFLKEISYELITGKVSILASHFKTTSLGDNLDKQLVRYQRRWKGQVVQPFQSDVTEHIHSQEAASMSPPSDRELLGKFFQIYPTQLSVARSLLSQVCSIADSGTQNLDLGRFCKVDFLVLVPPSHILVHQTAQRIRQSGVLVDLGVEDVCSAHQRSDRYVVRLDGDVHAKMEAFMRKVKQNPYTLFVLIHDNSHVDLTSALSGSVCHGELQGLADRVVNCQEVLDAMNLLVLQVSCFPYTLQTHQSRISIHNEVHWPSGESLGEQPPNELVYFGLRDYSSSLQWGVASPILRCDDAFEKMVHTLLERHPHLHSMVIRSYLLIQQYTEAMMALTSSPSLRDHITPETLAMVEDLINAPSREGSQGRGHMLLVRVPSLQLAMLARERLEDVRDKLGLQLCFAVLLGSPATEINLQKNFTMRLKAWRGCENEDWVPHTYEDLEGLPCIVILTGKDPLGETFPRSLKYSDLRLIDSSYLTRTALEQEVGLACTHVSMSAVQEPKTAMAPRESDGEKAPAGLNDGDELERPQSNGSAATRNSGSLAENGVSSSDNADSFQRPSTSTGPPSDAGAPPASSQGFKQECDSLEGRFSSDPSKAPNAPPSLYSSSSSSSPSSSSTTQRPSQSTHCARQPKAARVSPRTVIMSRAAYSLLAGESGSQLSSFSLLPHADVAWSSPLRPLVAHSLRGPEQSAYYREWTVARQHHADYEAPAGPHPRRLLLSGPPQVGKTGAYLQFLRILFRMLIRLLEVDVYDEEEEEEETSEVAALVKTQLPDIEEVRKLPFDPYPRDPKFKKASPVYTDRRPKILTDFKQESDSQTPAKRVTKSIRLSRFAAHNAFHHCEQCHHYCEAGPASQLSECTFHAFTFCSSMLGEEVQLQFVIPKAKEQHFVFSQQGSHLESMRLPLVSTKDPDLLKSPIFTPTTGRQEHGLLNIYHAMEGASHLHILVVKQFEMPLYRKYWPNHILLVLPAVFNNTGVGAARFMIKELSYHNLELERNRLEEQGVRRQDVWPFIVMMDDSCVLWNTHQPTDSSETSDGTNVSLKAVLQQMESAPKISLYAMCGTRRWSSSLARKAPGGAPFSRCHLHDFVMLNVDLTQNVHYDLNRYSCEEVDFNLRVNSSGLLLCRFNHFSFMKKHIPVGGNKDFLVKPKLVEMENPTAISPPQYVCAPDSEQTLLDAPAQFLLERFLQSCSHRLFPKAVQNRNNPVLSIDSYLNISPEISVCYINSRPHSTNLNHQGLLFSGLLLYLCDSFVISGLLKKFRFLKGATLCVISQDRNSLRQTIVRLELEDEWQFRLRDEFQTANCSEDRPLYFLTGRHV; this comes from the exons ACTACTGCTACTttgagttttttggggggttttttcaCATTAATTGAATGTATACATGAAGAACTAAAGTCATGTCTTGACTCTCGGACGTTGACCCGTCCAGTCCCCACAGCTCTGAGGGTGAACGGGCCGTCCGGTTGCCTGAGTGTCGATGTGCGCCCCCCCTTACTGAGCCCCTCCCAGGTCTCACTGGGGCCGCAGGCTCACGCGTATCGCGCTGCTGACCTGGGAGACAGTCCCG GTTCTGGATCCTCTGCCATGCACTCGGGTCCCCCGAAGAAGCGCCACCGGAGCTGGCACCCCAACTCGTTGCTGCCCgtcccggcggcggcggccgtcCCCGTTCCAGCCCTCCGGCCCGCAGCCTGCTCTCCCG GTCCTGTTTTAGGAGTGTCCCCTCCTcagccaccagcagcaggagtCATCCAGCCGCTACCGCTCACCGCTGGAGAGACGGTCATCGTCCCCGACAACCTGCTGGCCTCCTCGGGAGTTCGCCCCGTCATCCTCATCG GGCATGGGACTCTACCTTATTTCTACGGCAACGTCGGCGACATAGTGGtgagccccctgctggtcagctgCTACAAGAGCAGCCAGCTGACGGAGAAAGCCCTGGAGACGTTGGGCCTCAGCGGCAGCCAGCTCCTCTGTGTGGAGACCATGACGCTGCTCACTTTGCAGTACCTCGCTCGCTTAG GCTCGGTGCAGATCCCTctgagggaggagctggagcagatcGTCCTGAAGGCCATGCTGTGCTGCCCCCGGGGTCCGGCCATCTCCCCGTCCCAGCTGCCCTGGCTGGCCCGGCTGGAGGCCAGCGTGTCGGGGGGCAGCGTGCAGGTGGTGGTCACCCACAACTCCCTGGGGGAGGGCATCTCGGAGTCGCTCCGGTCGCTGAGCGAGGGTCCTCAGCCGCAGAAGTGCCCGCCGACCTACGTGGTCGTCATATGCGCCTCGAAAAGCAGCGGCAACGAGTTCTGCGTGCTGGTGCTGG GAAAATATCAGGCGCGGGCCTTGGCCGAAGGCATGCTGACGACCAACGAGTTCCTGAAGGAGATCAGCTACGAGCTCATCACGGGCAAAGTCAGCATCTTGGCGTCTCACTTCAAGACCACGTCGCTGG GGGACAATCTGGACAAGCAGCTGGTGCGATACCAGCGCAGGTGGAAGGGACAGGTCGTCCAGCCCTTCCAGAGCGACGTCACGGAGCACATCCACTCCCAGGAGGCCGCCAGCATGTCACCGCCGTCAGACAGAG AGCTTTTGGGAAAGTTCTTCCAGATCTACCCCACCCAGCTGAGCGTGGCCCGGAGCCTGCTCTCTCAAGTCTGCTCCATCGCCGACTCGGGGACCCAGAACCTGGACCTGGGGCGTTTCTGCAAAGTGGACTTCCTCGTGCTGGTCCCGCCGTCTCACATTCTGGTGCACCAGACGGCGCAGCGCATCCGCCAATCAG GAGTCCTCGTCGACCTGGGCGTGGAGGACGTCTGCTCGGCCCACCAGAGGTCGGACAGGTACGTGGTGCGTCTGGACGGGGACGTTCACGCCAAGATGGAGGCCTTCATGAGGAAGGTGAAGCAGAACCCCTACACCCTGTTCGTCCTCATCCACGACAACTCGCACGTCGACCTCACAAG cgCTCTGTCGGGCTCCGTGTGCCACGGCGAGCTGCAGGGTTTGGCCGACCGCGTGGTCAACTGCCAGGAAGTCCTCGACGCCATGAACCTCCTGGTCCTGCAGGTCAGCTGCTTCCCGTACACGCTGCAGACCCACCAGTCCCGCATCAGCATCCACAACGAGGTCCACTGGCCCTCCGGCGAAAGCCTG GGGGAGCAGCCCCCCAACGAGTTGGTCTACTTTGGCCTGAGGGACTACAGCAGCTCCCTGCAGTGGGGCGTGGCCAGCCCCATCCTGCGCTGTGACGACGCCTTCGAGAAGATGGTCCACACCTTGCTGGAGAG ACATCCGCACCTTCACAGCATGGTGATCCGGAGCTACCTGCTGATTCAGCAGTACACCGAGGCCATGATGGCCTTGACCTCCTCCCCGTCCCTGAGAGACCACATAACCCCGGAGACCCTGGCCATGGTGGAGGACCTGATCAACGCGCCGAGCCGGGAGGGCTCCCAGGGCCGGGGCCACATGCTGCTGGTGCGGGTCCCCTCGCTGCAGCTGGCCATGCTGGCCCGGGAGCGCCTCGAGGACGTGAGGGACAAACTAGGGCTCCAGCTGTGCTTCGCGGTGCTGCTGGGAAGCCCGGCCACCGAGATCAACCTACAGAAGAACTTCACCATGCGCCTCAAG GCGTGGAGAGGCTGTGAGAATGAAGACTGGGTGCCACACACCTATGAGGATCTGGAAGGGCTGCCCTGCATCGTCATCCTTACAGGGAAGGACCCCCTCGGAGAAACCTTCCCCAG GTCTCTGAAATACAGCGACCTGCGTCTGATAGACTCCAGCTACCTGACCCGCACGGCgctggagcaggaggtgggTCTGGCCTGCACCCACGTGTCCATGAGCGCCGTCCAGGAACCCAAGACGGCCATGGCCCCCCGGGAGTCGGACGGGGAGAAGGCCCCCGCCGGCCTGAACGACGGCGACGAGCTGGAGAGGCCTCAGAGCAACGGCAGCGCTGCGACCCGAAACTCCg GCTCCCTGGCGGAGAACGGCGTCAGTTCGTCGGACAACGCCGACTCCTTCCAGCggccctccacctccaccggcCCCCCCTCCGACGCCGGCGCGCCGCCCGCGTCGTCGCAGGGCTTCAAGCAGGAGTGCGACTCCCTCGAGGGCCGGTTCTCCTCCGACCCCTCGAAGGCGCCCAACGCGCCTCCCTCGCTctactccagctcctcctcctcctccccgtcgtcctcctccaccacgcAGAGGCCCAGCCAGTCCACGCATTGCGCCCGCCAGCCCAAGGCCGCCCGGGTGTCCCCGCGGACGGTCATCATGTCGCGGGCGGCGTACAGCCTGCTGGCGGGGGAGTCGGGGAGCCAGCTGAGCTCCTTCTCCCTGCTGCCCCACGCCGACGTGGCCTGGAGCAGCCCGCTGAGGCCCCTCGTCGCCCACAGCCTGCGGGGCCCGGAGCAGAGCGCCTACTACCGCGAGTGGACCGTCGCCCGGCAGCACCACGCCGACTACGAAGCGCCAGCCGGGCCACACCCGCGACGCCTGCTGCTCAGTGGACCCCCGCag GTGGGAAAAACCGGAGCCTATCTGCAGTTTCTGCGCATCCTGTTTCGAATGCTCATCAGGCTGTTGGAAGTCGATGTgtatgatgaggaggaggaggaagaag AAACATCCGAGGTCGCAGCTCTCGTAAAAACCCAGCTGCCTGACATTGAGGAGGTGCGGAAGCTGCCCTTTGACCCCTACCCCCGCGACCCCAAGTTCAAGAAGGCCAGCCCTGTCTACACCGACAGGAGGCCAAAGATCTTAACAG ATTTTAAGCAAGAAAGCGACAGCCAAACGCCAGCCAAGCGAGTCACCAAGTCCATACGCCTGAGCAGGTTTGCCGCCCACAATGCCTTTCACCACTGTGAACAATGTCACCACTACTGCGAAGCAGGCCCCGCCTCACAG CTGTCGGAGTGCACGTTCCACGCGTTCACCTTCTGCTCGTCCATGCTGGGGGAGGAGGTCCAGCTGCAGTTCGTCATTCCCAAAGCCAAGGAGCAGCACTTTGTCTTCAGTCAGCAGGGCAGCCACCTGGAGAGCATGCGCCTGCCTCTGGTCTCCACCAAG GACCCCGATCTGCTGAAGAGTCCCATCTTCACCCCGACCACGGGGCGCCAGGAGCACGGCCTGCTCAACATTTACCACGCGATGGAGGGCGCCAGTCATCTGCACATCCTGGTGGTCAAGCAGTTCGAGATGCCCCTCTACAGGAAGTACTGGCCCAACCACATCTTGCTCGTCCTGCCGGCGGTGTTCAACAACACGGGAGTCG GTGCCGCCCGCTTCATGATAAAAGAGCTGTCGTATCATAACCTGGAGCTGGAAAGAAACCGCCTGGAGGAGCAAGGTGTGCGGAGGCAAGATGTTTGGCCTTTCATCGTGATGATGGACGACTCGTGCGTGCTGTGGAACACCCACCAGCCGACCGACAGCAG tGAGACCTCGGACGGAACCAACGTGTCGCTGAAGGCGGTCCTGCAGCAAATGGAAAGCGCGCCGAAGATCTCCCTGTACGCCATGTGCGGCACGCGGCGCTGGAGCAGCAGCTTGGCTCGCAAGGCCCCGGGCGGGGCCCCCTTCAGCCGGTGTCACCTCCACGACTTTGTCATGCTCAACGTGGACCTGACGCAGAACGTGCATTACGACCTCAACCG GTACAGCTGCGAGGAGGTGGACTTCAATCTGAGGGTGAACAGCAGCGGGCTGCTGCTGTGCCGCTTCAACCACTTCAGCTTCATGAAGAAACACATTCCGGTCGGCGGAAACAAAGACTTCCTGGTCAAACCCAAACTCGTG gAGATGGAAAACCCCACCGCGATCAGCCCGCCGCAGTATGTCTGCGCCCCGGACAGCGAGCAGACCCTCCTGGACGCGCCGGCCCAGTTCTTGCTCGAAAGGTTCCTGCagagctgcagccacagactcTTCCCGAAGGCCGTCCAGAACAGGAACAACCCGGTTCTGTCCATCGACAGCTACCTCAACATCAGCCCGGag ATATCTGTGTGCTACATCAACTCTCGCCCACACTCCACCAACCTGAACCACCAGGGCCTGCTGTTCAGCGGCCTGCTGCTTTACCTCTGCGACTCCTTCGTCATCTCGGGACTCCTCAAGAAATTCCGCTTCCTCAAAG GCGCCACGCTCTGCGTGATCAGCCAGGACCGAAATTCCCTGCGCCAGACCATCGTCCGActggagctggaggacgagTGGCAGTTCCGCCTGCGGGACGAGTTCCAGACGGCCAACTGCAGCGAGGACCGGCCCCTCTACTTTCTGACCGGACGCCAcgtctga